In Streptomyces sp. NBC_00433, a single genomic region encodes these proteins:
- a CDS encoding histidine kinase — MHEAQSVPDHGPAPHSGVGPRPVPGRDPRVQQALTVIVIVAALWTVRPLGLSGRGLVVAVLLLVNSIALAARHLPEDWIPPRLVLVWPTLGIVAAAALIGVSSAGSGYLFAYFLVGHIGVRLEPRQSLTLAALCGLLCGGVLYFHLGPGHNLLPWTLGLTTGLPVLIGILNRSHQRAVVAAISAAESAERAARAEARTAALTERSRIARDVHDVLAHSLAGINMQLELADALIDTGDLDRVREANKKAHTMVKESLKQAQWTVHALREDALPLVETLTAMLDTPGHRETLTVAGTVRAVPSRVTQDLLRIAQESLTNAARHAPGGEVRVELAFDAASTALTIRNGPATRTVSTGVGSGMGLIGMRERVALLSGTITAGPVTEGPDAGGWQVEAVIPG, encoded by the coding sequence GTGCACGAAGCCCAGAGCGTCCCGGATCACGGGCCGGCCCCGCACTCGGGGGTCGGCCCCCGGCCGGTTCCCGGCCGGGACCCCCGGGTCCAGCAGGCCCTGACCGTCATCGTCATCGTGGCGGCGCTCTGGACGGTCCGGCCGCTGGGCCTGAGCGGCCGGGGGCTGGTGGTGGCCGTCCTGCTGCTGGTCAACTCGATCGCCCTGGCGGCGCGGCACCTGCCGGAGGACTGGATCCCGCCGCGCCTCGTCCTGGTCTGGCCGACGCTGGGCATCGTGGCAGCGGCGGCCCTGATCGGCGTCAGCAGCGCCGGGTCCGGCTACCTGTTCGCATACTTCCTCGTCGGTCACATCGGGGTCCGCCTCGAACCCCGGCAGTCGCTCACCCTGGCGGCCCTGTGCGGCCTGCTGTGCGGCGGCGTCCTCTACTTCCACCTCGGCCCCGGCCACAACCTGCTGCCGTGGACGCTGGGCCTGACCACCGGTCTTCCCGTCCTGATCGGCATCCTCAACCGCAGCCACCAACGGGCCGTCGTCGCGGCCATCTCGGCGGCCGAGTCAGCGGAGCGGGCGGCGCGGGCCGAGGCCAGGACCGCCGCCCTGACCGAACGGAGCCGGATCGCCCGCGACGTCCACGACGTCCTGGCCCACTCCCTGGCGGGCATCAACATGCAGCTGGAGCTGGCCGACGCGCTGATCGACACCGGCGACCTGGACCGGGTCCGCGAGGCGAACAAGAAGGCGCACACCATGGTCAAGGAGAGCCTGAAGCAGGCCCAGTGGACCGTGCACGCACTGCGCGAGGACGCGCTGCCACTGGTCGAGACCCTCACGGCGATGCTGGACACCCCAGGACACCGCGAGACGCTCACCGTTGCCGGGACCGTCCGCGCGGTCCCCTCCCGCGTGACCCAGGACCTGCTGCGGATCGCCCAGGAGTCGCTGACCAACGCGGCCCGGCACGCGCCCGGCGGCGAGGTGCGTGTCGAGCTGGCGTTCGACGCCGCGTCCACGGCACTGACCATACGCAACGGTCCTGCGACCCGTACGGTGAGCACGGGCGTCGGCAGCGGAATGGGGCTGATCGGCATGCGCGAGCGGGTCGCCCTGCTGAGCGGGACGATCACCGCGGGCCCGGTCACCGAAGGACCGGACGCGGGCGGGTGGCAGGTGGAGGCAGTGATCCCGGGATGA
- a CDS encoding response regulator transcription factor yields the protein MSESTRDVRRLKVVVADDQAAVREPLAAVLGMSEDIEVVAAAADGAEVLAAVAAGPVDVVLMDLRMPVMDGTEATRQLTEKHPEVAVVVLTTFADDDSILAALSAGARGYLTKNAGRQDIARAIRAAAAGQSVLDREVQDRLLATVRTKPPAPAQPLPGDITPREREVLALIGQGLPNRAIAETLFISEATVKTHINNLFAKADIKDRADAVRRAIAAGLA from the coding sequence ATGAGCGAATCCACGCGGGACGTACGGCGGTTGAAAGTGGTCGTCGCCGATGACCAGGCGGCGGTGCGCGAGCCGCTGGCCGCGGTCCTCGGCATGTCCGAGGACATCGAGGTCGTCGCGGCGGCGGCCGACGGGGCCGAGGTGCTCGCGGCGGTGGCGGCGGGACCCGTGGACGTGGTCCTGATGGATCTGCGCATGCCCGTGATGGACGGCACCGAGGCGACTCGGCAGCTGACGGAGAAGCACCCGGAGGTGGCGGTGGTCGTACTGACCACCTTCGCCGACGACGACTCGATCCTGGCCGCGCTGAGCGCCGGCGCACGGGGCTACCTCACCAAGAACGCGGGGCGCCAGGACATCGCCCGCGCGATACGCGCCGCGGCCGCGGGACAGTCCGTCCTCGACCGCGAGGTGCAGGACCGGCTCCTCGCCACCGTCCGTACGAAGCCCCCGGCGCCCGCGCAGCCGCTGCCCGGGGACATCACGCCCCGCGAGCGCGAGGTGCTCGCCCTGATCGGCCAGGGCCTGCCGAACCGGGCGATCGCCGAGACGCTGTTCATCAGCGAGGCCACGGTCAAGACGCACATCAACAACCTGTTCGCCAAGGCGGACATCAAGGACCGCGCCGACGCCGTCCGCCGGGCCATCGCGGCGGGGCTTGCCTGA
- a CDS encoding DUF1707 domain-containing protein — protein MNDDEERTTGAVIRASDAERARVEARLQHHYAVGRLTLPELEERVAAAYEARTREQLAALVKDLPDEAEVPAPLTHVIDSRLLIILLCVAPPAALVYWLMSRRTARRTHSRAQARAPIPDLEDDTAAQPAVGPRQAN, from the coding sequence ATGAATGACGACGAGGAGCGCACGACCGGCGCGGTGATCCGAGCCTCGGACGCCGAGCGCGCCCGGGTCGAGGCGCGGCTGCAACATCACTACGCGGTTGGCCGACTGACACTGCCCGAGCTCGAAGAACGCGTGGCCGCGGCCTACGAAGCACGCACCCGCGAGCAGTTGGCCGCCCTCGTGAAAGATCTGCCAGACGAAGCGGAAGTACCTGCGCCACTCACTCACGTGATCGACTCGCGCCTGCTGATCATCCTGTTATGCGTCGCGCCGCCTGCGGCGCTCGTCTACTGGCTCATGTCCCGACGCACCGCACGTCGAACGCACTCACGAGCACAGGCGCGGGCTCCGATCCCTGACCTGGAAGACGACACCGCGGCTCAGCCCGCGGTTGGTCCGCGGCAGGCGAACTGA
- a CDS encoding winged helix-turn-helix domain-containing protein has protein sequence MGGQGSGASPPRWRGVHKALADPLRIRLLEALWEMPRSARELADHADLPADRLYYHLGQLERAGLIEIAEYRPLARGKVERVYAPAVAEPPGDAASPEEMVGFLGSMLDATRADISAAYRSKEAGGRREVDLHRGAVRLTDEALAELRGHIERLATRFGERDAPGVWTRVVIALVDLQDRPPNAATPERPS, from the coding sequence ATGGGCGGACAGGGTTCCGGTGCGTCGCCGCCGCGCTGGCGCGGTGTGCACAAAGCGCTTGCCGACCCCTTGCGCATCCGGCTCCTGGAAGCGCTGTGGGAGATGCCACGGTCCGCACGTGAACTCGCCGACCACGCTGACCTCCCGGCTGATCGCCTCTATTACCATCTGGGTCAGCTCGAACGGGCCGGGTTGATCGAGATCGCCGAATACCGGCCACTGGCCCGCGGCAAGGTCGAGCGGGTCTACGCCCCTGCGGTCGCCGAACCTCCCGGGGATGCCGCGAGCCCGGAGGAAATGGTCGGGTTCCTCGGCTCGATGCTGGATGCCACGCGGGCCGACATCAGCGCCGCTTACCGGTCCAAGGAGGCGGGCGGCCGCCGGGAGGTCGATCTGCACCGCGGTGCGGTGCGGCTGACCGACGAGGCGCTCGCCGAGCTGCGCGGCCACATCGAACGGCTCGCCACCCGGTTCGGGGAGCGCGATGCCCCAGGGGTCTGGACGCGGGTGGTCATCGCGCTGGTCGACCTGCAAGATCGCCCCCCCAATGCCGCCACGCCTGAGAGGCCGTCATGA
- a CDS encoding S8 family serine peptidase encodes MKLPFARRSAVPIGVALVAALITPVQAYGAAPPLPSAATPAAAGGPRPAPVTVTLITGDKVTVTPGADGSALSVDAVKRAPGATGSVRTSVEDGDTYVFPDEAMAYVATDRLDKQLFDITQLIAQGYDDAHSSGLPLIVTQTKAPAALRSDLAKGPAAQPPGLDLPGAETTLSLPSVRGEAVRAKRSKSAAFWTALTGTARQTSRLPAAPSGGTADTAPYAAAASAPDAAPAFTAGVDKVWLDGKAQATLADSTAQIGAPAAWAAGGTGAGVRVAVLDTGVDLTHPDLVNRIVASKNFVPGTDILDRAGHGTHTASTVAGTGAASDGKERGVAPGADLLVGKVLGDDGSGAMSGIIEGMEWAARTEHARVINMSLGTPVWRTQDDPLSQAVNQLTAETGALFVIAAGNTGNSPYSVTAPGTADAALTVGAVDASDHLADFSAAGPRMDDDGLKPDLTAPGVDILAARSQYMNDGGDGYYRSDSGTSMAAPHVAGAAVLLAQKHPEWTGQQIKDALMSTSVPTPDYSPYQAGSGRLNVAAAYHQAQVIATGSVDAGLVRWSTDPQRKRITRQITYTNTTDAAITLDLSTDHGDTPAGVFTPAAGSVTVPALGSSTVDIVVDPNGLAPGQYAAQVTARSAHGEVHTAVGVSVEPEKYDLTIHLKDQAGKPLSGDVEIAGADGKTVDKWVQDGTLTSRWAPGSYTAVTTVDVPGLHGPHSLGFALLTVPEFDLTADRDIDLDASRIRQVKVATPKPTSIATSRIDVYRSFTSRTPTPGDKQALHENFWPSAAYDSLWALPTKGKVTKGSFVFTTRIRAVQTPLKITYGGQSLDDALVVQPGSALLPDGTTRLDAVFAGGGSPADYAGLAARGKAVVVRAGGTAFPTDQAAAAHAAGAAMLLVVNDGDGRGVDWYGEPDGATTGQIPVASVATDEGEALIKKIASGKGRVKLAAEAHPAPAYLYDLADYHLGGVPDDPSPATDPRSLARIDLAFAPPNGEQVVERREDSPPYENGPAANPHAVYGMVRVAKFPLTLAAPGGRTDWVSTGPGVKWQQYASIDGWQSNTDVRSFQPGSVQKDRWFGPITRPRLTSAEIPFRGGPGMSLFITGPAGDAGSAHNAYAGLVSGTFSLYQGDTLVTQRRTQDAPSLDVWGLSPQELPYQLVADTTADPAFGPYSPTTHTEWDFTSGAPEDVDAEAVPLAQLDYGTDLDPEGRAKRTSDFSITPQVLGSDSAHDAISSVTLEVSYDDGATWHRQDLREKQGTWKTSLKAPHGAGYVSIRVTAKQRNGGGITQTVVRAFGLK; translated from the coding sequence GTGAAGCTCCCGTTCGCCCGAAGATCCGCCGTGCCGATCGGGGTCGCCCTCGTCGCCGCGCTGATCACCCCCGTGCAGGCCTACGGCGCCGCCCCGCCCCTACCGTCGGCGGCGACGCCGGCAGCGGCGGGCGGCCCGCGGCCTGCGCCGGTCACCGTGACGCTGATCACCGGCGACAAGGTGACGGTGACTCCGGGTGCCGACGGGTCGGCCCTCTCGGTGGACGCCGTCAAGCGCGCGCCGGGCGCCACCGGTTCGGTACGCACCTCCGTCGAGGACGGGGACACCTACGTCTTCCCCGACGAGGCCATGGCCTACGTCGCGACCGACCGGCTCGACAAGCAGCTCTTCGACATCACCCAGCTGATAGCCCAGGGTTACGACGACGCGCACAGCAGTGGACTCCCGCTGATCGTCACGCAGACGAAGGCCCCGGCCGCCCTCAGGTCCGACCTCGCCAAGGGCCCGGCCGCCCAGCCGCCCGGCCTGGACCTGCCGGGGGCGGAGACCACGCTGAGTCTTCCGTCCGTGCGCGGGGAGGCGGTGCGGGCGAAGCGGTCGAAGTCCGCCGCCTTCTGGACCGCCCTCACCGGCACCGCGCGGCAGACCTCCCGGCTCCCGGCGGCGCCTTCCGGTGGGACCGCGGACACCGCGCCGTACGCGGCGGCCGCCTCGGCCCCCGATGCCGCGCCGGCCTTCACCGCCGGTGTCGACAAGGTGTGGCTCGACGGCAAGGCGCAGGCGACCCTCGCCGACAGCACCGCGCAGATCGGGGCTCCCGCGGCCTGGGCCGCGGGAGGCACCGGGGCCGGGGTCCGGGTCGCGGTACTTGACACCGGGGTGGACCTCACCCACCCGGACCTGGTGAACCGCATCGTGGCGTCCAAGAACTTCGTTCCCGGCACCGACATCCTCGACCGGGCCGGCCATGGAACCCACACCGCCTCCACCGTCGCCGGTACCGGCGCCGCTTCCGACGGCAAGGAGCGGGGAGTCGCCCCCGGCGCCGATCTGCTGGTGGGCAAGGTCCTCGGCGACGACGGGTCGGGCGCGATGTCGGGGATCATCGAGGGCATGGAGTGGGCGGCGCGGACCGAGCACGCCAGGGTGATCAACATGAGCCTGGGCACTCCGGTCTGGCGCACCCAGGACGACCCGCTGAGCCAGGCGGTGAACCAGCTGACCGCCGAGACGGGCGCGCTCTTCGTCATCGCCGCGGGCAACACGGGCAACAGCCCCTACAGCGTGACCGCACCGGGAACCGCGGACGCCGCGCTCACCGTCGGGGCGGTGGACGCCTCCGACCACCTCGCCGACTTCTCCGCCGCCGGGCCGCGCATGGACGACGACGGCCTCAAGCCGGATCTGACCGCTCCCGGCGTGGACATACTGGCGGCACGCTCGCAGTACATGAACGACGGAGGTGACGGCTACTACCGCTCGGACAGCGGCACTTCCATGGCGGCGCCACACGTCGCCGGGGCTGCCGTCCTGCTGGCGCAGAAGCACCCCGAGTGGACCGGGCAGCAGATCAAGGACGCGCTGATGAGCACCAGCGTGCCGACCCCCGACTACAGCCCCTACCAGGCCGGCAGCGGCCGGCTCAACGTGGCCGCCGCCTACCACCAGGCCCAGGTCATCGCGACCGGATCGGTGGACGCGGGGCTCGTTCGCTGGTCGACCGACCCGCAGCGGAAGCGGATCACCCGGCAGATCACGTACACCAACACCACCGACGCGGCGATCACGCTGGACCTGTCGACCGACCACGGCGACACGCCCGCAGGGGTGTTCACGCCGGCCGCCGGCAGCGTCACCGTACCGGCGCTCGGATCCTCGACGGTCGACATCGTGGTGGACCCGAACGGGCTGGCCCCCGGCCAGTACGCCGCCCAGGTCACCGCGCGCTCCGCGCACGGAGAGGTGCACACGGCCGTGGGGGTCTCCGTCGAACCGGAGAAGTACGACCTCACCATCCACCTCAAGGACCAGGCCGGCAAGCCCTTGAGCGGCGACGTCGAGATCGCGGGCGCCGACGGGAAGACCGTCGACAAGTGGGTCCAGGACGGCACGCTCACCAGCCGCTGGGCCCCCGGGTCGTACACAGCCGTCACCACGGTGGATGTGCCGGGTCTGCACGGACCCCACTCCCTCGGCTTCGCGCTGCTGACCGTTCCCGAGTTCGACCTGACGGCCGACCGGGACATCGACCTCGACGCCTCGCGGATACGCCAGGTGAAGGTGGCGACACCCAAGCCGACGAGCATCGCCACCAGCAGGATCGACGTCTACCGCTCCTTCACCTCCCGCACGCCCACACCCGGCGACAAGCAGGCCCTGCACGAGAACTTCTGGCCCTCGGCCGCCTACGACAGCCTGTGGGCCCTCCCCACCAAGGGCAAGGTGACCAAGGGCAGCTTCGTCTTCACCACGCGGATCCGTGCCGTGCAGACTCCGCTGAAGATCACGTACGGCGGGCAGAGCCTCGATGACGCCCTGGTGGTGCAGCCCGGTTCGGCGCTGCTGCCGGACGGCACCACCCGCCTGGACGCCGTCTTCGCGGGCGGCGGCTCGCCGGCCGACTACGCCGGCCTTGCCGCCCGCGGCAAGGCCGTGGTCGTACGGGCCGGTGGCACCGCGTTTCCCACGGATCAGGCAGCGGCGGCGCACGCCGCCGGCGCGGCGATGCTCCTGGTGGTCAACGACGGCGACGGTCGGGGAGTCGACTGGTACGGCGAGCCCGACGGCGCGACGACCGGGCAGATCCCGGTCGCCTCGGTCGCCACGGACGAGGGGGAGGCGCTGATCAAGAAGATCGCCTCAGGAAAGGGCCGGGTGAAGCTGGCAGCCGAGGCGCACCCCGCGCCGGCGTACCTGTACGACCTGGCCGATTACCACCTGGGAGGGGTGCCCGACGACCCCTCGCCCGCGACGGATCCCCGCAGCCTCGCCCGCATCGACCTCGCCTTCGCCCCGCCGAACGGCGAGCAGGTCGTCGAGAGGCGGGAGGACAGTCCGCCGTACGAGAACGGGCCGGCCGCCAACCCGCACGCCGTGTACGGGATGGTGCGGGTAGCGAAGTTCCCGCTGACCCTGGCCGCCCCCGGCGGGCGCACCGACTGGGTCTCCACCGGACCCGGCGTCAAGTGGCAGCAGTACGCGAGTATCGACGGCTGGCAGTCCAACACCGACGTGCGGTCCTTCCAGCCGGGCAGCGTGCAGAAGGACCGCTGGTTCGGCCCCATCACACGGCCGCGGCTGACCAGCGCCGAGATCCCGTTCCGTGGCGGGCCCGGCATGAGCCTCTTCATCACGGGACCCGCGGGTGACGCGGGGTCGGCGCACAACGCCTACGCCGGCCTGGTGTCGGGGACGTTCTCGCTCTATCAGGGCGACACGCTGGTGACGCAGCGCAGAACCCAGGACGCGCCCTCACTCGACGTCTGGGGCCTGTCACCGCAGGAACTGCCGTATCAGCTGGTCGCCGACACCACGGCGGACCCCGCGTTCGGCCCGTACTCCCCCACCACCCACACCGAGTGGGACTTCACCTCCGGCGCCCCTGAGGACGTGGACGCCGAGGCCGTCCCGCTGGCCCAGCTGGACTACGGAACCGACCTGGACCCCGAGGGGCGGGCGAAGCGCACCTCGGACTTCTCCATCACCCCCCAGGTCCTCGGCAGCGACTCCGCCCACGACGCGATCTCCTCGGTCACGCTTGAGGTCTCCTACGACGACGGGGCCACCTGGCACCGCCAGGACCTCAGGGAGAAGCAGGGCACCTGGAAGACGTCCCTGAAGGCCCCGCACGGGGCCGGCTACGTCTCCATCCGGGTCACCGCCAAGCAGCGCAACGGCGGCGGCATCACCCAGACCGTCGTCCGGGCCTTCGGCCTGAAGTGA
- a CDS encoding MarR family transcriptional regulator produces MTAEVPLDKEAERFWRALMRVMVALPKGLDEDLLRATGLTMTQYAVMVHLSEVTEPEVRMTDLASATALSVSRMSRVVDAMQARGWVEKRRDTNDARGSVACLTAEGRTRLEAAYPANLASARKRVMDLLDKPTVATLADQFEKVAARLD; encoded by the coding sequence ATGACAGCCGAAGTCCCGCTGGACAAGGAAGCAGAGCGCTTCTGGCGTGCCCTCATGCGGGTCATGGTGGCCCTGCCCAAGGGTCTGGACGAGGACCTCCTGCGGGCGACCGGGCTGACGATGACCCAGTACGCGGTAATGGTGCACCTGTCCGAGGTCACGGAGCCCGAAGTGCGGATGACCGACCTTGCCTCGGCCACGGCACTGTCCGTCAGCCGGATGTCCCGGGTGGTGGACGCGATGCAGGCACGTGGCTGGGTGGAGAAGCGACGCGACACCAATGACGCTCGCGGCAGCGTGGCATGTCTGACCGCGGAGGGCCGGACGCGACTGGAGGCCGCTTATCCGGCGAATCTGGCCAGTGCCCGCAAGCGGGTCATGGACCTTCTGGACAAGCCCACGGTAGCCACCTTGGCAGACCAGTTCGAGAAGGTCGCCGCCCGACTCGACTGA